In the Peromyscus maniculatus bairdii isolate BWxNUB_F1_BW_parent chromosome 20, HU_Pman_BW_mat_3.1, whole genome shotgun sequence genome, one interval contains:
- the Krt4 gene encoding keratin, type II cytoskeletal 4: MIARQPSVRGVSRGFSSGSAIAAGVRRVAFSSASMSGGAGRCSSGGFGSRSLYNLGGHKSISMSVAGSCQGGGYGGAGGYGGAGGFGVGGFGAGFGAGGFGGGFGGSFNGRGGPGFPVCPAGGIQEVTINQSLLTPLQVEIDPEIQKVRTAEREQIKTLNNKFASFIDKVRFLEQQNKVLETKWNLLQQQTTSTSPRNLDPFFETYINALRKHLDSLINDKGRLQSELKLMQDSVEDFKAKYEDEINKRTAAENDFVVLKKDVDAAYMIKVDLEAKVDSLKDEINFLRVLYEAELSQMQTHVSDTSVVLSMDNNRNLDLDGIIAEVRAQYEEIAQRSKAEVESWYQIKVQQLQNSADQQGDSLKSTKNEISELNRMIQRLRAEIENIKKQCQTLQASVADAEQRGEVALKDAYSKRTELETALQKAKEDLARLLRDYQALMNVKLALDVEIATYRKLLEGEECRMSGECQSAVSISVVGGSASIGGSACLGGSAGLGLGLGSGFGSGSGSGSGFGFGGGIYGSSGTKITSATTVTKRSQR, encoded by the exons ATGATTGCCAGACAGCCAAGCGTCCGCGGAGTCTCCCGGGGCTTCAGCAGTGGCTCAGCCATTGCCGCCGGCGTCAGGCGGGTGGCCTTCAGCTCGGCCTCCATGTCTGGGGGTGCAGGCCGGTGCTCCTCTGGGGGCTTTGGCAGCAGGAGTCTCTACAACCTCGGGGGTCACAAGAGTATCTCCATGAGCGTGGCCGGGTCCTGCCAAGGTGGTGGCTACGGTGGTGCCGGAGGCTACGGTGGTGCCGGAGGCTTCGGTGTTGGAGGCTTCGGTGCCGGGTTTGGTGCTGGCGGCTTTGGCGGTGGCTTTGGAGGTTCCTTCAATGGTCGAGGTGGTCCTGGCTTCCCCGTCTGTCCTGCTGGAGGTATTCAGGAAGTCACCATCAACCAGAGCCTGCTGACACCTCTTCAGGTGGAGATTGACCCAGAGATCCAGAAAGTCCGCACCGCAGAGCGGGAGCAGATCAAGACCCTCAACAACAAATTCGCTTCCTTCATTGACAAG GTGCGGTTTTTAGAACAGCAGAACAAGGTCCTGGAGACCAAATGGAACCTCCTCCAGCAGCAGACCACCAGCACATCCCCCAGAAACCTGGATCCTTTCTTTGAGACTTACATCAATGCCCTGAGGAAACATCTGGACTCTCTGATCAACGACAAAGGGCGCCTACAGTCAGAGCTGAAGCTCATGCAGGACAGTGTGGAGGACTTCAAGGCCAA gtACGAAGATGAGATCAACAAGCGTACAGCGGCAGAGAACGACTTTGTGGTCCTGAAGAAG GATGTAGATGCTGCCTACATGATCAAGGTGGACTTGGAGGCCAAGGTGGACAGCCTTAAGGATGAGATCAACTTCCTGAGGGTCCTCTACGAAGCG GAGCTGTCCCAGATGCAGACACACGTCTCAGACACATCTGTGGTGCTGTCCATGGACAATAACCGGAACCTGGACCTGGATGGCATCATTGCTGAGGTCCGAGCCCAGTATGAGGAGATTGCCCAGAGGAGCAAGGCTGAGGTCGAGTCCTGGTACCAGATCAAG GTCCAGCAGCTCCAGAATTCAGCTGACCAACAAGGAGATAGCCTGAAGAGTACCAAGAATGAGATCTCAGAACTCAACAGGATGATCCAGAGGCTGCGGGCAGAGATTGAGAACATCAAGAAGCAG TGCCAGACTCTGCAGGCATCCGTGGCTGATGCAGAGCAGCGTGGGGAGGTGGCCCTCAAAGATGCCTACAGCAAGCGCACAGAGCTGGAGACTGCCCTGCAGAAGGCCAAGGAGGACCTGGCTCGGCTGCTGCGTGACTACCAGGCTCTGATGAATGTCAAGCTGGCCCTGGACGTGGAGATCGCCACCTACCGCAAGCTGCTGGAGGGCGAGGAGTGCAG GATGTCTGGAGAATGCCAGAGTGCTGTGAGCATCT CGGTGGTCGGCGGCAGTGCCAGCATTGGAGGTAGTGCCTGCCTTGGAGGTAGTGCCGGCCTCGGCCTTGGCCTGGGTAGTGGTTTTGGCTCTGGTTCCGGTTCTGGAAGTGGCTTTGGATTTGGTGGTGGCATCTACGGCAGTTCTGGTACCAAGATCACCTCTGCCACCACCGTGACCAAGAGGTCCCAGCGATAG
- the Krt79 gene encoding keratin, type II cytoskeletal 79, whose protein sequence is MRSSVSRQTYSTKGGFSSNSASGGGGSRMRTSYSSVTMSRSSGSGSGGVVRSCPGSGGFGSRSLYNLGGKNISVSVAGGASSGRALGGFGSGAYVGLGAGRQTFGPVCPPGGIQEVTVNQSLLTPLNVEIDPEIQRVRTQEREQIKTLNNKFASFIDKVRFLEQQNKVLETKWALLQEQSQNTVVAQSLEPFFETYLSNLRRQLDAKQSERGRLDMELRSVQDNLEDFKNKYEDEINKRTALENEFVLLKKDVDAAYMGRMDLHGKVDTLNQEIEFLQHLFEAELSQVQTHVSDTNVVLSMDNNRSLDLDSIIAEVKAQYELIAQKSRAEAESWYQTKYEELQVTAGKHGDSLRDTKNEIAELTRTIQRLQSEVDATKKQCQQLQTAIAEAEQRGEMALKDAKKKLGDLDIALHQAKEDLARLLRDYQSLMNVKLALDVEIATYRKLLESEESRMSGECPSAVSISVTGNSTSVCAGGTTSFGSGLSLGGAGAASKGGFSANVSYGTAKGGQVSGGTSILRKTTTVKTSSRRY, encoded by the exons ATGAGGTCCTCTGTGTCCCGACAGACTTACTCCACGAAGGGAGGCTTCAGCTCTAACTCAGCCAGCGGAGGGGGCGGGAGTCGGATGCGAACCAGCTACAGCTCGGTGACCATGTCCAggagcagcggcagcggcagtgGCGGTGTGGTCCGCTCTTGCCCTGGCTCTGGGGGCTTTGGCAGCCGGAGCCTCTATAATTTGGGAGGCAAGAACATCTCTGTCAGTGTGGCTGGTGGAGCGTCCTCTGGCCGGGCACTAGGAGGCTTTGGCAGTGGGGCCTATGTGGGCctaggggctggcaggcagacattTGGGCCAGTCTGTCCTCCTGGGGGAATTCAGGAAGTCACTGTCAACCAGAGTCTGCTGACACCTCTCAACGTGGAGATAGACCCTGAGATCCAGCGGGTGCGCACCCAGGAGCGCGAGCAGATCAAGACCCTCAACAACAAGTTTGCGTCCTTCATCGACAAG GTGCGTTTCCTGGAGCAGCAGAATAAGGTGCTGGAGACCAAGTGGGCCCTGCTGCAGGAGCAGAGCCAGAACACAGTGGTCGCCCAGAGCCTGGAACCTTTCTTTGAGACTTACCTGAGCAACCTGAGGAGGCAGCTGGATGCCAAGCAGAGCGAGCGTGGGAGGCTGGATATGGAGCTGAGGAGCGTGCAAGACAATCTGGAGGACTTCAAGAACAA GTACGAGGATGAAATCAACAAGCGCACTGCTTTGGAGAACGAATTTGTGTTGCTCAAGAAG gaTGTAGATGCTGCATATATGGGCAGAATGGATCTGCATGGCAAAGTGGACACCTTGAACCAGGAGATTGAATTCCTGCAACATCTCTTTGAGGCG GAGCTGAGCCAAGTGCAGACCCATGTGTCCGACACCAATGTGGTGCTGTCCATGGACAACAACCGCAGCCTGGACCTGGACAGCATCATCGCTGAGGTCAAGGCCCAGTACGAGCTGATTGCCCAGAAGAGCCGGGCCGAGGCTGAGTCCTGGTACCAGACCAAG TATGAAGAGCTGCAGGTGACAGCTGGGAAGCATGGGGACAGCCTTCGAGACACCAAAAATGAGATTGCAGAACTCACCCGCACCATCCAGAGACTGCAGAGTGAGGTGGATGCAACCAAGAAGCAG TGCCAGCAGCTGCAGACCGCCATCGCAGAGGCAGAGCAGCGTGGGGAGATGGCGCTCAAGGACGCCAAGAAGAAGCTTGGAGATCTAGACATAGCCCTGCACCAGGCCAAGGAGGACCTGGCCAGGCTGCTTCGTGACTACCAGTCTCTCATGAATGTCAAGCTGGCCTTGGATGTGGAGATCGCCACCTACCGCAAGCTGCTGGAGAGCGAGGAGAGCAG GATGTCCGGAGAGTGTCCCAGCGCAGTCAGTATCT CGGTGACTGGCAACTCTACCTCGGTGTGTGCAGGCGGAACGACTAGCTTCGGGAGCGGCCTCTCCCTGGGCGGGGCTGGCGCGGCCAGCAAGGGTGGCTTCAGTGCCAACGTGAGCTACGGCACTGCCAAGGGCGGGCAGGTGTCTGGGGGAACCTCCATCCTGCGGAAGACCACCACGGTCAAGACCTCTAGCCGGAgatactag